A single window of Acidaminococcales bacterium DNA harbors:
- a CDS encoding ABC transporter permease, translating to MSPELIGLLWQSCLETFYMVAVSSIVSFALGVPLGVLLTVTGKGHIKENLTLNLGAGAAINAVRSTPFIILMVAIVPFTRWVAGTSIGTSAAIVPLTVSATPFVARIVESALKEVPHGVVEAALSMGATPLEVICKVLLPEALSGIILGLTLTIVSLIGYSAMAGVIGGGGLGDLAIRYGYQRFEVNVMIATVAILILIVQLVQSFGDFLSRKTDKSRL from the coding sequence ATGTCCCCTGAGCTTATCGGGCTGCTGTGGCAGTCCTGCCTGGAAACTTTCTATATGGTAGCGGTTTCGTCGATAGTGTCTTTCGCGCTGGGCGTACCGCTCGGCGTCCTTCTGACCGTAACCGGCAAAGGGCACATAAAGGAAAACTTAACGCTCAACCTGGGCGCGGGGGCGGCCATCAACGCCGTCCGTTCCACGCCTTTTATCATCCTCATGGTCGCGATCGTCCCTTTTACGCGCTGGGTTGCCGGCACTTCCATCGGCACGAGCGCCGCCATAGTCCCCCTGACCGTTTCCGCCACGCCGTTTGTCGCGCGGATAGTGGAATCTGCGCTGAAGGAAGTGCCGCACGGCGTGGTGGAAGCCGCCCTGTCCATGGGCGCCACCCCGCTGGAAGTCATATGCAAGGTGCTTTTGCCGGAAGCGCTTTCCGGCATCATCTTGGGGCTTACGCTGACGATCGTCAGCCTGATCGGCTATTCGGCCATGGCCGGCGTCATCGGCGGCGGCGGGCTGGGCGATCTCGCCATAAGGTACGGGTATCAGCGCTTTGAAGTAAACGTCATGATCGCCACCGTGGCCATTCTCATCCTTATCGTGCAGCTTGTCCAGTCGTTCGGCGACTTTTTGTCCCGCAAGACGGACAAAAGCCGTCTGTAG
- a CDS encoding TAXI family TRAP transporter solute-binding subunit: MRKTLVIISILALVMSTAVCAGAVNRSDYFITVLTGPSSGIYFPIGGAFATFIGSLGYKTSATATGATAENINALQTGQGELAIAMADSVIQAVESFGAYQGKPPAKDLRAMMGLWPNVCQIVTTADSGIKSFADLKGKRIGVGAPNSGVELNARMMFEAHGMTYSDCRVDYLNYGEAIDQIKNGLCDAAFVTSGLGNATIMELGTSKKIAFVPVEGEGLRRLLDKYPFYIEYAIPAATYGTDKDTVTAAVMNIMLVDEKLPADVVYDLLTNIYSPAGLSAIGASHATAKAHIRLDTALRGIRGTSVPLHEGAARFYKDKGVN, encoded by the coding sequence ATGAGAAAAACATTAGTCATCATCAGTATCCTTGCCCTTGTTATGTCTACTGCGGTCTGCGCTGGCGCCGTCAATCGGTCAGATTACTTCATTACCGTGCTGACAGGGCCTTCCAGCGGGATATATTTCCCGATCGGCGGCGCTTTCGCCACTTTTATCGGCAGCCTTGGCTACAAGACTTCCGCGACCGCCACCGGCGCTACCGCTGAAAACATCAACGCGCTGCAAACCGGCCAGGGCGAACTGGCCATTGCCATGGCCGATTCCGTGATACAGGCGGTAGAATCTTTCGGCGCTTATCAGGGCAAGCCCCCGGCCAAGGATCTGCGCGCCATGATGGGGTTGTGGCCGAATGTCTGCCAGATTGTTACCACCGCCGACTCCGGCATAAAGTCTTTCGCCGACCTTAAAGGCAAACGCATCGGCGTCGGCGCCCCCAATTCCGGCGTGGAACTTAACGCCCGCATGATGTTCGAGGCGCACGGCATGACCTATTCCGACTGCCGGGTTGACTATTTGAATTACGGCGAAGCCATTGACCAGATCAAGAACGGCCTGTGCGACGCCGCCTTCGTAACTTCCGGCTTGGGCAACGCCACCATTATGGAGCTTGGGACCAGCAAGAAGATTGCCTTTGTGCCGGTCGAGGGCGAAGGGCTGCGGAGACTGCTGGACAAATATCCTTTTTATATCGAATACGCCATTCCGGCCGCGACTTACGGCACGGACAAGGACACCGTAACCGCCGCCGTCATGAACATCATGCTGGTCGATGAAAAATTGCCGGCCGACGTCGTCTACGATCTGCTCACGAACATATACTCGCCGGCAGGACTTTCAGCCATCGGAGCCTCCCACGCCACGGCCAAAGCGCATATCCGCCTTGACACCGCCCTGCGTGGCATCAGGGGCACTTCGGTTCCCCTTCATGAAGGCGCGGCGAGATTTTACAAAGACAAAGGCGTGAATTAG
- a CDS encoding DUF1850 domain-containing protein — protein sequence MIIFMALALLPPSAFGARARFMLRVYDCKTGKIYARAPARPGGKLFFGWVHSLEKIPWNEYYHIDANGDLILDSITFPAFGAGIPENKGRVCYVKDGLIHMEEIGQRFSELVWLNSHTATRDIALNGRLVARGDQLPQHTRLRLVIERKRRMKEVVKNGT from the coding sequence GTGATTATATTTATGGCGCTTGCGCTGCTGCCGCCGTCGGCCTTTGGCGCGCGCGCACGGTTTATGCTTCGCGTTTATGATTGCAAAACGGGCAAGATTTATGCCCGCGCCCCCGCCCGGCCGGGCGGCAAGCTGTTCTTTGGCTGGGTACATTCCCTGGAGAAAATACCTTGGAATGAATATTACCATATTGACGCAAATGGCGATCTTATCCTCGATTCCATCACATTTCCGGCCTTCGGCGCGGGGATACCGGAAAACAAAGGCCGCGTCTGCTATGTAAAGGACGGGCTTATCCACATGGAAGAAATCGGGCAGAGATTCAGCGAACTTGTATGGCTCAATTCGCACACCGCCACGCGCGACATCGCGCTGAACGGCAGGCTTGTCGCGCGGGGGGACCAATTGCCGCAGCATACGAGGCTGCGCCTGGTCATCGAGCGAAAGAGGCGAATGAAAGAGGTAGTGAAAAATGGGACTTGA
- a CDS encoding TRAP transporter permease, translated as MGLDKEKNKSGGQESGTETIAIGGEGGPLTQEQQAIIEKYDKESSTRTLGKSSAAKIFYWACIAVSLYHFITSFIGTPVVLQHRSLHVAMMLGLGFIMYPFGQKSSRKKVAWFDWLLVIISFLIPLYVWGDYNGIIERAGRPNMPDLVAATALVLLVLELSRRVAGWTLPLLSVVFIIYGLYGRGLPGMFSHRGYTWLQLSNHFFANTEGIYGTSVSVAASYIFLFILFGAVMGKSGMGSFFNDIAMALAGHTKGGPAKVSVIASGLLGSINGSAVANVVTTGAFTIPLMKKTGYSKEFAGAVEASASVGGQLLPPVMGAAAFIMAENLGVRYSVIIVHAAIPALLYYLGILIQVQLRASKRGLVGLPKSQLPKPLAVLKDKGHLILPIVFLVYMLFFSGTTVLYSAVLAIVATIAISCVKRATRMSGRDILDAFAEGARATVSVAVACACVGIIIGVSSKTGFGLSMANAIIALGSQSLLFTLIFSMITCMILGMGLPSIPAYIITATIAAPALAKLGIPAIAAHMFAFYFAMFANLTPPVALASFAAAGLSGGDPMKTGFASVKLAIAGFIVPYMFIYSPQLLLINTGLAEGIRVSVGACIGVLMIGAAVEGYLLTGLNAPLRMLSFVGALCLISSEFYSDIVGLLVLVGILLFQYFLSKKQKPGQNS; from the coding sequence ATGGGACTTGACAAAGAAAAAAATAAATCCGGCGGACAGGAAAGCGGGACGGAAACCATCGCCATTGGCGGCGAAGGCGGCCCGCTTACGCAGGAACAGCAAGCGATCATCGAAAAATACGACAAAGAATCCAGTACGCGCACGCTGGGCAAAAGCTCTGCCGCCAAGATTTTCTACTGGGCTTGCATCGCCGTATCCCTCTATCATTTCATTACGTCTTTTATCGGCACGCCGGTGGTTCTCCAGCATCGCTCGCTGCATGTGGCCATGATGCTGGGGCTTGGTTTCATAATGTATCCTTTCGGGCAGAAAAGCAGCCGCAAAAAAGTTGCCTGGTTTGACTGGCTGCTGGTCATAATTTCCTTTCTCATCCCCCTTTATGTTTGGGGGGACTACAACGGCATCATAGAAAGGGCCGGGCGGCCGAACATGCCGGATCTTGTCGCCGCTACCGCCCTCGTGCTGCTGGTGCTGGAACTTTCGCGGCGCGTCGCCGGCTGGACTCTGCCCCTGTTGAGCGTTGTTTTTATAATCTACGGCCTGTACGGGCGCGGCCTGCCCGGAATGTTCAGCCACCGCGGCTATACTTGGCTGCAGCTTTCCAACCATTTTTTCGCGAATACCGAAGGAATTTACGGCACTTCGGTGAGCGTCGCCGCCAGTTACATCTTCTTGTTCATACTGTTCGGCGCGGTCATGGGCAAATCCGGCATGGGAAGTTTTTTTAACGACATTGCCATGGCGCTTGCCGGGCATACCAAAGGCGGCCCGGCCAAGGTATCGGTCATCGCCTCCGGGCTTTTGGGCTCCATCAACGGCTCGGCCGTGGCCAATGTCGTTACCACGGGCGCTTTTACCATACCGCTGATGAAGAAAACGGGTTATTCCAAAGAATTCGCCGGCGCGGTGGAAGCCTCCGCCTCGGTAGGCGGGCAGTTGCTGCCGCCGGTCATGGGGGCGGCCGCTTTCATCATGGCGGAAAACTTGGGCGTGCGGTATTCGGTGATCATCGTGCACGCCGCCATTCCCGCCCTGCTTTATTATCTTGGCATACTTATTCAGGTGCAGCTGCGCGCCTCCAAACGGGGGCTGGTCGGCCTGCCGAAAAGCCAGCTGCCGAAACCTTTGGCCGTGCTTAAAGACAAAGGGCATTTGATCCTGCCTATCGTTTTTCTTGTCTACATGCTCTTTTTCTCCGGCACTACCGTTTTATATTCGGCGGTATTGGCCATAGTGGCCACCATCGCCATCTCCTGCGTCAAACGCGCCACCCGCATGAGCGGCCGGGACATACTGGACGCTTTCGCGGAAGGCGCGCGCGCGACGGTTTCCGTGGCCGTGGCTTGCGCCTGCGTCGGCATTATCATCGGCGTTTCCTCCAAGACCGGCTTTGGCCTCTCCATGGCCAACGCCATCATCGCGCTGGGCAGCCAGAGCCTCCTGTTTACGCTGATTTTCAGCATGATCACCTGCATGATACTCGGCATGGGCCTGCCCTCCATCCCCGCCTATATAATCACGGCCACCATTGCCGCGCCCGCGCTCGCCAAACTCGGCATACCGGCGATCGCGGCCCACATGTTCGCCTTTTATTTCGCGATGTTCGCCAACCTTACGCCGCCGGTGGCGCTGGCCTCTTTCGCGGCCGCCGGGCTGTCCGGCGGCGACCCGATGAAAACCGGCTTCGCTTCGGTCAAACTGGCGATCGCCGGCTTCATCGTCCCCTATATGTTCATATATTCGCCGCAGCTCCTATTGATCAACACCGGCCTGGCCGAGGGGATCCGCGTCAGCGTCGGCGCCTGCATCGGCGTCTTGATGATCGGCGCGGCGGTCGAGGGCTATTTGCTGACCGGGCTCAACGCGCCGCTTCGGATGCTTTCTTTCGTGGGCGCGCTCTGCCTCATAAGCAGCGAGTTTTATTCCGACATAGTCGGTCTTTTGGTTCTTGTCGGCATCCTGCTTTTTCAATATTTTCTCAGCAAAAAGCAAAAGCCCGGCCAAAATTCGTAA
- a CDS encoding 4Fe-4S binding protein, which produces MGLKIIEARCKGCGICVAFCPKQVLGISEIEKVQIVNGAACIACRQCETRCPDFAIFVAEPALKP; this is translated from the coding sequence ATGGGCCTGAAAATAATTGAGGCTCGCTGCAAAGGCTGCGGTATCTGCGTGGCTTTTTGCCCGAAACAAGTCCTTGGCATCAGTGAAATCGAAAAAGTCCAAATAGTGAACGGGGCGGCTTGCATAGCCTGCCGGCAGTGTGAAACCCGCTGCCCGGATTTTGCCATCTTTGTTGCCGAGCCCGCCTTGAAGCCCTGA
- a CDS encoding 2-oxoacid:acceptor oxidoreductase subunit alpha, producing MSKTLLMQGNKAVAEGAVAAGADFFGGYPITPSTEIAEELSALLPTIGGTFIQMEDEIAGIGVALGASLAGRKVMTATSGPGFSLKQELIGYAALAEIPIVIVNVQRVGPSTGQPTAPSQGDVMQARWGTHGDHPIIALTPSSVPECFRLTVRAYELSERYRTPVILLMDEIVGHMREKVQLPPYASIPRPERKKPLVPPQEYRAYFGAQDDLVPPMAAFGSGYRWHVTGLVHDEYGFPDSSGKATKELLDRLFAKINDHLDDIVETEEYRLEDAECAFVAYGGTARTAYAAVDMAREEGIKAGLLRPITIWPLAEKQIKDLGGRVNHIIVAEMNRGQYVLEVERAVAGLCPVTLCAKYNNEAIAPAELLAALQKTKRHAGGA from the coding sequence GTGTCCAAGACCTTACTCATGCAAGGGAACAAAGCCGTGGCCGAAGGCGCAGTCGCGGCCGGCGCCGATTTTTTCGGCGGCTATCCGATCACCCCTTCCACTGAGATCGCCGAAGAGCTGTCCGCCCTCCTGCCGACTATTGGCGGGACTTTTATCCAAATGGAAGATGAAATAGCCGGCATCGGCGTTGCGCTCGGGGCATCGCTTGCCGGCAGGAAAGTCATGACCGCGACCAGCGGCCCGGGGTTTTCCCTGAAACAGGAACTCATCGGCTACGCCGCTTTGGCCGAAATACCGATCGTGATCGTAAACGTCCAGCGGGTGGGGCCTTCCACCGGGCAGCCAACCGCGCCGTCGCAGGGCGACGTTATGCAGGCGCGCTGGGGGACCCACGGCGACCATCCGATCATCGCCCTGACCCCGTCCAGCGTGCCCGAATGTTTCCGCCTGACCGTCAGGGCCTACGAACTGTCGGAAAGATACCGGACGCCGGTCATCTTGCTTATGGACGAGATTGTCGGGCATATGCGGGAAAAAGTCCAGTTGCCCCCTTATGCATCCATCCCCAGGCCGGAGCGCAAAAAGCCGCTTGTCCCGCCACAAGAATACAGAGCCTATTTCGGAGCGCAAGACGACCTTGTCCCGCCGATGGCCGCTTTCGGCAGCGGATACCGCTGGCACGTTACCGGGCTGGTTCACGACGAATACGGCTTTCCCGACAGTTCGGGCAAAGCGACCAAAGAATTGCTCGATCGGCTGTTCGCCAAAATAAACGATCACCTTGACGATATTGTGGAAACGGAAGAATATAGGCTGGAGGACGCCGAGTGTGCCTTCGTCGCCTACGGCGGCACCGCCCGCACGGCGTACGCGGCGGTGGACATGGCCAGGGAGGAAGGCATAAAGGCCGGCCTTTTGCGGCCGATAACCATCTGGCCGCTGGCCGAAAAACAGATCAAAGACTTAGGCGGGCGGGTGAACCACATCATAGTGGCGGAAATGAACCGCGGCCAATACGTGCTGGAAGTGGAAAGGGCCGTCGCGGGGCTTTGCCCGGTAACTCTTTGCGCCAAATACAATAACGAGGCCATCGCCCCGGCCGAACTGCTGGCGGCGCTGCAAAAGACAAAGCGACATGCCGGGGGGGCTTGA